One Primulina tabacum isolate GXHZ01 chromosome 10, ASM2559414v2, whole genome shotgun sequence DNA segment encodes these proteins:
- the LOC142506089 gene encoding mitogen-activated protein kinase kinase kinase 20-like, translated as MDMDWIRGEKLGHGSFAMVNLAVPRSQSSSQTPPLMAVKSCGVLHSSSLMNEKLILDDLKDCPQIISCFGGSFSCENGERLYNLMLEYAPGGTLADKMKNSDNQRLPESEVVGYTKALLKGLHYIHKFGYVHCDLKLQNILLCPNGRVKIADFGLSKRAGKGNSPGCEFRGTPMYMSPETVTGGEQGAPADVWALGCVVAEMLTGNPVWRCSNLAEVLMKIGDGEEVPEIPGRLSEEGKDFLGKCFVKDPSKRWTAEMLLDHPFVSNDQYFDDLASPLKDRQGYKMTVSPSPRCPFDFPDWESPTTCSITSFPTPEYSPQPALYFSNLTSMQSPSSPWDRMRQLMSHQSPYWSVSDDWITIR; from the coding sequence ATGGACATGGATTGGATTCGCGGTGAGAAATTGGGTCATGGAAGCTTCGCCATGGTGAATTTAGCAGTGCCCAGAAGCCAGAGTTCTTCTCAGACCCCTCCGCTGATGGCGGTGAAATCATGTGGGGTTTTGCATTCTTCTTCACTGATGAACGAGAAGTTGATTTTGGATGATCTTAAAGATTGCCCACAAATTATCAGTTGTTTCGGAGGAAGTTTTTCGTGTGAAAATGGCGAGAGATTGTATAATTTGATGTTGGAGTACGCTCCCGGCGGCACGTTGGCTGATAAAATGAAGAACTCCGATAATCAGAGGCTTCCGGAATCCGAAGTTGTGGGATACACCAAAGCTTTGCTGAAAGGTCTTCACTATATTCACAAGTTTGGTTATGTTCACTGTGATTTAAAGCTTCAGAACATTCTCTTATGCCCGAACGGCAGAGTAAAGATTGCGGATTTTGGTTTATCGAAGCGGGCCGGGAAAGGGAATTCTCCTGGGTGCGAATTCAGAGGTACGCCGATGTACATGTCGCCGGAGACTGTCACAGGCGGAGAACAGGGGGCCCCTGCGGATGTGTGGGCACTGGGGTGTGTCGTAGCGGAGATGTTGACAGGAAATCCGGTGTGGCGGTGTTCCAACCTGGCGGAGGTGCTAATGAAAATCGGCGACGGCGAAGAGGTGCCAGAGATTCCCGGGAGATTATCGGAAGAAGGAAAAGATTTTCTTGGAAAGTGCTTCGTGAAGGATCCAAGCAAAAGATGGACGGCTGAGATGCTCCTAGATCACCCCTTCGTCTCCAACGATCAATATTTTGATGATCTAGCTTCTCCGTTGAAAGACAGGCAAGGGTATAAAATGACCGTCTCACCATCTCCAAGATGCCCATTCGATTTCCCTGATTGGGAATCACCTACGACGTGTTCAATTACATCTTTCCCCACCCCGGAATATTCTCCTCAACCGGCCCTTTACTTCTCCAATTTGACGAGTATGCAGTCACCATCTAGCCCTTGGGACCGGATGCGGCAGCTAATGAGCCATCAAAGTCCCTATTGGTCTGTCTCGGATGATTGGATCACCATCCGGTGA